The following are from one region of the Primulina eburnea isolate SZY01 chromosome 17, ASM2296580v1, whole genome shotgun sequence genome:
- the LOC140818060 gene encoding serine/threonine-protein kinase STY46-like isoform X5, whose protein sequence is MVMELNDSCGSKVVESAPRKTGPQQKKLEVYNNVLRRLKEVDHPEAQEPAFDDHIWEHFNRLPARYAMDVNVERAEDVLTHKRLLDLARDPANRPAFEVRLVQVLPVSDGNSEDSIHSRQPQYGSIHPPPAFGSCPNLELLALEASSSEDQDGNRAVNTGVKCLRPMHEITFSTVDKPKLLSQLTSLLAEVGLNIQEAHAFSTVDGYSLDVFVVDGWPFEEVEQLQTALEEEFLKIEFVMQKTSRPRPHPHQRSLSPLSEHEHVEIKCESVRLEIPSDGTDVWEMDPNFLKFEYKVASGSYGDLYKGTYCSQEVAIKILKAERLNAELQKEFAQEVYIMRKVRHKNVVQFLGACTRPPNLCIVTEYMSGGSVYDYLHKQKGTFKLPSLLKVAVDVSRGMNYLHQNNIIHRDLKAANLLMDENEVVKVGDFGVARVKAETGVMTAETGTYRWMAPEVIEHKPYDHKVDVFSFGVVLWELLTGKLPYEHLTPLQAAVGVVQKGLRPNIPTHTHPKLAELLERCWQQDPTLRPDFTEITEILQKISEEVGGDGTDKRRGFFSSLRHGRHQ, encoded by the exons GAACTTAACGACAGCTGCGGCAGTAAGGTGGTGGAATCGGCTCCAAGGAAGACCGGGCCACAGCAGAAGAAGTTGGAGGTGTACAATAATGTCCTGCGCCGGCTTAAAGAAGTCGACCATCCGGAGGCTCAGGAGCCAGCTTTCGATGATCATATATGGGAGCATTTCAACCGCCTTCCCGCCAG GTATGCGATGGATGTGAATGTGGAAAGGGCAGAAGATGTTCTCACTCACAAGAGGTTACTGGATCTGGCTCGTGATCCTGCTAATAGGCCCGCATTTGAAGTACGACTTGTGCAG GTTTTACCAGTCTCTGATGGGAATTCAGAAGATTCGATCCATTCACGCCAGCCACAATACGGAAG CATCCATCCACCACCTGCCTTTGGCTCTTGTCCTAATCTTGAATTACTTGCACTGGAAGCAAGCAGTTCAGAAGATCAAGATGGGAACAGAGCTGTAAATACTGGTGTAAAGTGTCTAAG GCCCATGCATGAAATTACTTTCTCAACAGTTGACAAGCCAAAACTCCTCAGTCAG TTGACTTCCTTATTAGCTGAAGTCGGGTTGAACATCCAGGAAGCACATGCTTTTTCAACCGTGGATGGCTACTCTCTAGATGTTTTTGTTGTCGATGGTTGGCCATTTGAG GAGGTTGAGCAACTTCAAACTGCACTGGAAGAAGAATTTCTGAAAATTGAG TTTGTCATGCAGAAAACTTCTCGGCCGCGTCCACATCCACATCAACGTTCTCTATCTCCTCTTAGTGAGCATGAGCATGTAGAGATAAAGTGTGAATCCGTTCGTTTGGAAATACCCAGTGATGGCACTGATGTTTGGGAAATGGACCCAAATTTTTTGAAATTCGAGTACAAAGTAGCATCGGGATCATACGGTGATTT ATATAAAGGTACTTACTGCAGTCAGGAAGTAGCAATCAAAATTCTCAAGGCAGAGCGCTTGAATGCAGAACTGCAGAAAGAGTTTGCCCAAGAAGTATACATAATGAG AAAGGTTCGACACAAAAATGTTGTTCAGTTCTTAGGAGCGTGCACTAGACCTCCAAATCTCTGTATCGTGACAG AATACATGTCTGGGGGAAGCGTGTATGATTATTTACACAAGCAAAAGGGTACCTTTAAGCTTCCATCTTTGCTCAAAGTGGCTGTTGATGTATCAAGGGGAATGAACTATTTGCATCAAAACAATATAATCCACAGGGACTTAAAGGCTGCCAATCTTCTGATGGATGAAAATGAA GTAGTTAAGGTTGGTGATTTTGGCGTGGCCAGAGTGAAAGCCGAAACTGGTGTGATGACTGCTGAAACTGGGACATATCGGTGGATGGCTCCTGAG GTCATAGAACACAAACCCTATGATCATAAAGTCGACGTCTTCAGTTTTGGGGTGGTTCTATGGGAACTGCTGACAGGAAAG CTTCCATACGAGCACTTAACCCCTTTGCAAGCGGCGGTTGGAGTGGTGCAAAAG GGTCTTCGTCCGAATATTCCTACACACACTCATCCAAAGCTTGCTGAACTGCTCGAGAGATGTTGGCAGCAAGACCCTACTTTGAGACCTGACTTTACTGAAATAACGGAAATCTTACAGAAAATTTCAGAGGAG GTTGGAGGCGATGGAACCGACAAACGTCGAGGATTTTTTTCCAGCTTGAGGCATGGACGACATCAATAG